A window of the Streptomyces albireticuli genome harbors these coding sequences:
- a CDS encoding TauD/TfdA family dioxygenase — translation MYIRGLPVHSVETFAQVRDVLIPQRTPRLETVTPGGDLGHGLHSATNLPAGEPIRTHNEDSYAPTFPGLLLFGCLSAPEQGGATPVADCRTVLRYLPSHLVERMRTHGWLLTRTYSDRLSADWRTAFATDSPAEVERRCAEDLVSCDWRPDGSLRTRGLRPGVVRHPETGEEVWFNHMAFWNEWALDEKVREILVDELGHGGLPFNTGFGDGLPLTRGELYTISAAYEAATVRRAWEPGDLMLVDNIRSAHGRDPFRGDRRIVVATGAPTTFADCRATVAPAAAPLPVPMRMVA, via the coding sequence GTGTACATCCGCGGCCTGCCCGTGCACAGCGTGGAGACGTTCGCACAGGTCAGGGACGTGCTCATACCTCAGCGCACCCCGCGCCTGGAGACGGTCACGCCCGGCGGCGACCTCGGCCACGGCCTCCACTCCGCCACGAACCTCCCGGCCGGCGAGCCGATCCGGACGCACAACGAGGACAGCTACGCCCCCACCTTCCCCGGACTGCTGCTCTTCGGCTGCCTGAGCGCACCCGAGCAGGGCGGCGCCACCCCGGTCGCCGACTGCCGGACCGTGCTGCGCTACCTCCCCTCGCACCTGGTCGAGCGGATGCGGACGCACGGCTGGCTGCTCACCCGCACGTACTCCGACCGCCTCTCGGCCGACTGGCGGACCGCGTTCGCCACCGACTCCCCGGCCGAGGTGGAGCGCCGCTGCGCCGAGGACCTCGTCTCCTGCGACTGGCGCCCCGACGGCAGCCTCCGCACCCGGGGCCTGCGCCCCGGCGTCGTCCGGCACCCGGAGACCGGCGAGGAGGTGTGGTTCAACCACATGGCGTTCTGGAACGAGTGGGCGCTGGACGAGAAGGTCCGCGAGATCCTCGTCGACGAGCTCGGCCACGGCGGGCTGCCCTTCAACACGGGCTTCGGCGACGGCCTCCCCCTCACCCGGGGCGAGCTCTACACCATCAGCGCCGCCTACGAGGCCGCCACCGTCCGCCGCGCTTGGGAGCCGGGCGACCTGATGCTCGTCGACAACATCCGCAGCGCGCACGGCCGCGACCCCTTCCGCGGCGACCGCCGGATCGTGGTCGCCACGGGCGCCCCCACGACCTTCGCCGACTGCCGGGCCACCGTGGCGCCCGCCGCCGCGCCCCTCCCGGTACCGATGAGGATGGTGGCGTGA
- a CDS encoding nuclear transport factor 2 family protein: MTTPLGTGPTADPTVNAFFAALGTRDLGGLLALIAEDATWTIPGDPAIVPWTGERHGRDALPEGFFTPLFEAAEPLAFEVLHSHTGDGTVYVHGSFRYRFHVSRQVLDDEFVMRFTVADGRITSYRIFEDSLGLARAHTGDLGLGLSGV; encoded by the coding sequence GTGACCACGCCCCTCGGGACCGGACCCACCGCCGACCCCACCGTCAACGCCTTCTTCGCCGCCCTGGGCACCCGCGACCTGGGCGGCCTGCTCGCCCTGATCGCCGAGGACGCGACCTGGACGATCCCGGGCGACCCCGCGATCGTCCCCTGGACCGGCGAACGCCACGGCCGGGACGCCCTCCCCGAGGGCTTCTTCACCCCGCTGTTCGAGGCCGCCGAGCCGCTGGCCTTCGAGGTCCTGCACAGCCACACCGGCGACGGGACGGTCTACGTCCACGGCAGCTTCCGCTACCGGTTCCACGTCTCACGGCAGGTACTGGACGACGAGTTCGTCATGCGGTTCACCGTCGCGGACGGCCGCATCACCTCGTACCGCATCTTCGAGGACTCGCTCGGACTGGCCCGCGCCCACACCGGCGACCTCGGCCTCGGCCTGAGCGGCGTCTGA
- a CDS encoding LysR family transcriptional regulator: protein MEIRLLAYVVAVAEAGSISAAARRLHLTQPTLSRQLRDLERRLDVSLFAREGRGLVPTPAGLALVERARRVLAEAEGALEDVRLAARGEAGSLTVAFAGSGINGPLGPALARFRRELPKVSLRLVESFNDEEMSQGVLDGAFDVAVQRLPLPDRRLATREWWREPLTLYLPQGHRLAQGPRRPLPAAPPRLLGEIPLVLWPREVSPPSYDEIIALCHGAGVVPRVGAEGRSVQTVLALVAAGFGAAVLADSMRVLRRVGVVPRPVEGTATVQHLVWRASDENPVLARFLGTAG from the coding sequence ATGGAGATTCGTCTGCTCGCGTACGTGGTGGCCGTCGCCGAGGCGGGGTCGATCAGCGCGGCGGCCCGGCGGCTGCACCTGACGCAGCCCACGCTGAGCCGTCAGCTGAGGGATCTGGAGCGCCGGCTGGACGTCTCGCTGTTCGCCCGGGAGGGCCGGGGGCTGGTTCCGACGCCGGCCGGGCTGGCGCTCGTCGAGCGGGCGCGCCGGGTGCTGGCCGAGGCCGAGGGTGCCCTGGAGGACGTACGCCTGGCCGCGCGGGGCGAGGCCGGCTCGCTCACCGTCGCCTTCGCCGGCTCGGGCATCAACGGCCCGCTCGGCCCCGCGCTCGCCCGGTTCCGGCGCGAGCTGCCGAAGGTGTCCCTGCGCCTGGTGGAGAGCTTCAACGACGAGGAGATGTCGCAGGGTGTCCTGGACGGCGCCTTCGACGTCGCCGTCCAGCGGCTCCCCCTGCCCGACCGGAGGCTGGCCACGCGCGAATGGTGGCGGGAGCCGCTCACGCTGTACCTGCCGCAGGGCCACCGGCTGGCGCAGGGACCGCGCCGCCCCTTGCCGGCCGCGCCGCCGCGCCTGCTCGGCGAGATACCGCTGGTGCTGTGGCCCCGGGAGGTGTCCCCGCCCTCGTACGACGAGATCATCGCGCTGTGCCACGGCGCGGGGGTGGTGCCACGCGTGGGGGCCGAGGGGCGCAGCGTCCAGACGGTGCTGGCGCTGGTGGCCGCCGGGTTCGGGGCCGCGGTGCTCGCGGACTCGATGCGGGTGCTCCGGCGGGTCGGCGTCGTCCCGCGGCCGGTCGAGGGCACGGCCACCGTCCAGCACCTGGTGTGGCGGGCCTCGGACGAGAACCCCGTGCTGGCGCGGTTCCTGGGGACGGCCGGGTGA
- a CDS encoding tectonin domain-containing protein, producing MGRALAAAVVGALLVAAPGLALPGAAAADPRAATVFGSSIAAARNADGRLELFGTNSGDAIYHRSQNSIGGSWSPWSQFDGALRAVASETNADGRVELFGVNGGGAVYHRWQTSPGGAWSGWEQFDGALTSIAAARNADGRLEIFGANSAGNIYHRWQTSPGGAWSGWAQFDGGLTQVAAETNADGRVELFGVNSGGAIYHRWQTSPGGAWSGWEQFDGALASIAAARNADGRLEIFGTNSGGGIYHRSQNSIGGPWGGWAQFDGGLSQVAAETNADGRIELFGVNSSGYPYHRWQTSVSGGWSGWALFDGLLRG from the coding sequence GTGGGCCGCGCGTTGGCGGCCGCCGTGGTGGGGGCGCTGCTGGTGGCCGCACCGGGGCTCGCGCTGCCGGGGGCGGCCGCGGCGGATCCGAGGGCGGCCACCGTCTTCGGTTCGTCGATCGCCGCGGCCCGCAACGCCGACGGGCGGCTGGAGCTGTTCGGGACGAACAGCGGTGACGCGATCTACCACCGTTCGCAGAACTCCATCGGCGGCTCCTGGAGCCCCTGGTCACAGTTCGACGGGGCGCTGCGCGCCGTCGCCTCCGAGACGAACGCCGACGGGCGCGTGGAGCTGTTCGGCGTCAACGGCGGCGGCGCCGTCTACCACCGCTGGCAGACCTCGCCCGGCGGCGCCTGGTCCGGCTGGGAGCAGTTCGACGGCGCGCTGACCTCGATCGCCGCCGCCCGCAACGCCGACGGACGGCTGGAGATCTTCGGGGCCAACAGCGCCGGGAACATCTATCACCGCTGGCAGACCTCACCGGGCGGCGCCTGGTCCGGGTGGGCGCAGTTCGACGGCGGGCTGACGCAGGTGGCGGCCGAGACCAACGCCGACGGCCGCGTCGAGCTGTTCGGCGTCAACAGCGGCGGCGCCATCTACCACCGCTGGCAGACCTCGCCCGGCGGCGCCTGGTCCGGCTGGGAGCAGTTCGACGGCGCGCTCGCCTCGATCGCCGCCGCCCGCAACGCCGACGGACGGCTGGAGATCTTCGGGACGAACAGCGGTGGCGGGATCTACCACCGCTCGCAGAACTCCATCGGCGGCCCCTGGGGCGGCTGGGCGCAGTTCGACGGCGGGCTGAGCCAGGTGGCGGCCGAGACCAACGCCGACGGGCGCATCGAGCTGTTCGGTGTCAACAGCAGCGGCTACCCGTACCACCGCTGGCAGACCTCCGTCAGCGGCGGCTGGTCGGGCTGGGCGCTCTTCGACGGCCTGCTGAGGGGCTGA
- a CDS encoding helix-turn-helix transcriptional regulator: MLVALGLETTDEAVYREMLESPALGVEEIAVRLATTPGRVRACLDKLFELRLVQESFEAPGRFLAVEPAMGLQRLLARQHAELIERQRQMADSQASFLRLFAGTGARPSPGDGVERLEGMDAVRRRLQELTRDAVREVLTFMPGGPRSAAVLRAARHNDGQALERGVAIRVIGPEGAREDTATLGYARWLTGQRGEFRTAASLPPRMVLVDGATALIPLDPEDTRRGALCLSGPALLAPLLALFEQTWERAAPLGPPGDGTAHSLSDHERALLAYIAQGHTDESAARQLHVSPRTARRTMASLMDRLGARSRFEAGLKAARLGWL, encoded by the coding sequence ATGTTGGTGGCACTCGGTCTGGAGACGACGGACGAGGCGGTCTACCGCGAGATGCTGGAGTCCCCGGCCCTGGGGGTCGAGGAGATCGCGGTCCGGCTGGCGACCACCCCCGGCCGTGTACGCGCCTGTCTGGACAAGCTGTTCGAGCTGCGGCTGGTCCAGGAGTCCTTCGAGGCGCCCGGCCGCTTCCTGGCGGTGGAACCGGCCATGGGCCTCCAGCGGCTGCTGGCCCGGCAGCACGCCGAACTGATCGAACGGCAGCGGCAGATGGCCGACAGCCAGGCCTCGTTCCTCCGCCTGTTCGCCGGTACGGGCGCCCGCCCCTCCCCCGGCGACGGCGTCGAGCGGCTGGAGGGCATGGACGCGGTGCGGCGGCGGCTCCAGGAGCTGACCCGCGACGCGGTCCGCGAGGTGCTGACGTTCATGCCCGGAGGCCCTCGGTCGGCGGCGGTGCTGCGGGCCGCCCGGCACAACGACGGGCAGGCACTGGAGCGCGGGGTGGCGATCCGCGTGATCGGCCCGGAGGGGGCCCGCGAGGACACCGCGACCCTGGGCTACGCGCGGTGGCTGACCGGGCAGCGCGGCGAGTTCCGCACCGCGGCGAGCCTGCCGCCGCGGATGGTCCTGGTCGACGGGGCGACGGCGCTGATCCCCCTCGATCCGGAGGACACCCGCCGGGGCGCCCTGTGCCTGTCCGGCCCGGCCCTGCTGGCCCCGCTCCTCGCCCTCTTCGAGCAGACCTGGGAACGGGCCGCTCCGCTGGGGCCTCCCGGTGACGGGACCGCCCACTCCCTGTCCGACCACGAACGCGCGCTGCTCGCCTACATCGCCCAGGGGCACACGGACGAGTCCGCCGCCCGGCAGCTCCATGTCTCACCGCGCACCGCCCGCCGCACGATGGCCTCCCTGATGGACCGCCTCGGCGCCCGCAGCCGCTTCGAGGCGGGCCTGAAGGCGGCGCGGCTGGGCTGGCTGTGA
- a CDS encoding VOC family protein has product MNWTLEVVPVPVTDMDRAKAFYADKAGFRADLDDEVAPGVRIIQMTPPGSRCSIAMIQGLPAGPGGKEMAPGTLHGLQLCVTDIEAAREELVARGVDVSPVRHVGATGWEDGKGDTWNSFMSFEDPDGNGWVVQEAPSELSER; this is encoded by the coding sequence ATGAACTGGACACTCGAAGTCGTCCCGGTCCCCGTCACCGACATGGACCGGGCGAAGGCGTTCTACGCCGACAAGGCCGGTTTCAGGGCCGACCTGGACGACGAGGTCGCCCCCGGCGTCCGCATCATCCAGATGACGCCGCCCGGCTCGCGGTGTTCGATCGCGATGATCCAAGGGCTGCCCGCGGGACCCGGCGGCAAGGAAATGGCGCCGGGCACGCTGCACGGGCTCCAGCTCTGCGTCACGGACATCGAGGCGGCCCGCGAGGAGCTGGTGGCCCGGGGCGTGGACGTCTCCCCGGTGCGGCACGTCGGCGCGACGGGCTGGGAGGACGGCAAGGGCGACACCTGGAACTCGTTCATGTCCTTCGAGGACCCGGACGGCAACGGCTGGGTCGTCCAGGAGGCCCCGTCGGAGCTGTCGGAGCGCTGA
- a CDS encoding NAD(P)-dependent oxidoreductase, with protein sequence MSDNTPSVAVLGTGIMGFPMARNLARVGLDVRAWNRGRAKAAPLAADGVRVADTPADAVRGADVVLTMLFDGPAALDVMRDAAPGLRAGAVWAQSTTAGLDGFDSLAAFAREHGLVLVDAPVLGTKQPAEEGKLTVLAAGPEEARGTLSPVFDAIGGRTVWVADEAAGGAATRLKLVLNSWVLTVTHGAAEALALAKGLGVDPADFLAAVEGGPLDMGYLRAKSRLILDGGLTPPSFATATAEKDARLIVAAGERAGVRLDVTAAGAERFRRAAEQGHGQEDMAASYFASFDD encoded by the coding sequence ATGTCAGACAACACCCCCTCGGTGGCCGTCCTCGGCACCGGCATCATGGGCTTCCCGATGGCCCGTAACCTCGCCCGCGTCGGGCTGGACGTGCGCGCCTGGAACCGTGGCCGTGCGAAGGCCGCGCCGCTCGCCGCCGACGGTGTGCGCGTCGCGGACACGCCCGCCGACGCCGTGCGCGGCGCGGACGTCGTGCTCACCATGCTCTTCGACGGGCCCGCCGCCCTGGACGTGATGCGGGACGCCGCCCCCGGTCTGCGGGCCGGTGCCGTGTGGGCGCAGTCGACCACCGCGGGCCTCGACGGGTTCGACTCACTCGCCGCCTTCGCCCGCGAACACGGCCTCGTCCTCGTCGACGCGCCCGTCCTGGGGACGAAGCAGCCGGCCGAGGAAGGCAAGCTCACCGTCCTGGCCGCCGGGCCCGAGGAGGCGCGCGGCACCCTCTCCCCCGTGTTCGACGCGATCGGCGGGCGTACGGTCTGGGTGGCCGACGAGGCGGCCGGCGGTGCCGCGACGCGGCTCAAGCTCGTCCTCAACAGCTGGGTGCTCACCGTCACCCACGGCGCCGCCGAGGCGCTCGCCCTCGCCAAGGGCCTCGGCGTGGACCCGGCCGACTTCCTGGCCGCCGTCGAGGGCGGCCCCCTGGACATGGGCTATCTGCGGGCCAAGTCGCGGCTGATCCTGGACGGCGGGCTCACCCCGCCGAGCTTCGCCACCGCCACGGCCGAGAAGGACGCCCGGCTGATCGTCGCGGCGGGGGAACGGGCCGGGGTGCGCCTGGACGTGACGGCGGCGGGCGCCGAGCGCTTCCGCCGGGCCGCCGAACAGGGCCACGGCCAGGAGGACATGGCCGCCTCGTACTTCGCCAGCTTCGACGACTGA
- a CDS encoding Rv1355c family protein — translation MSLDIRMNALAEATRDTAVWRPTLFAPGDPVGRRALERLLDGGAVTAVRDTVPEQVEELLTARRPGWRPGAGEPASAVRDHLGGRSPAEYGRWAWYPWSGRLVHVLPAVEFRELRRSRNQYKITAAEQDLLTGRTVAVLGLSVGAAGAVTLAQEGVGNRFRLADFDRLSLSNLNRLRASVADIGVPKVVIAARQMYELDPYLDIEVWPRGLTEDNIDAFLTGGGHADLLVEECDDLYVKVRARERARAHGIPVLMETNERGMLDVERFDLEPDRPLLHGLLDGVAAAGLQGLTTREKVPYVLRILGQDRPSERFVPSLVEIGHTLSSWPQLASGVALGAALVTDTARRILLGQFTASGRYFVDPGELVRDGTQAPLTPAGPAPAPVPGPAPEPLLLPGPGDVLGEEGIRRLVAFGTRAPSGGNRQPWRFVARGHVLHCRTDDTQPATLLDFGESATHLALGAAVENIRLAAGAAGWACRVRPFPDPADPGLVCELVFSRAGGVPRPPLADWIERRVTNRGPGPGVPLAGRHAEELARCAAGGGARLHLVTDRDRMREIGAVLGAGDRLRMLSRRMHREMMDELRWDAREARRTRDGIDLATLELDATDLAGMSVARHWPALAFVRGVGGGGGFEEGARRSVAASSAVGCLTVPGTTARDHFDGGRATQRLWLTATSLGLAFQPVTSLLYLFARVERGGGAGLDADETSALRALRTRFSRVVPRRPGEAELLLFRLSYAGPPTTRSLRRDVSSVLDFEEEPGGER, via the coding sequence ATGAGCTTGGACATACGTATGAACGCCCTCGCCGAGGCCACGAGGGACACGGCCGTCTGGCGACCGACGCTGTTCGCCCCGGGCGACCCCGTCGGGCGGCGCGCGCTGGAACGGCTCCTGGACGGTGGCGCCGTGACGGCCGTCCGGGACACGGTGCCCGAGCAGGTGGAGGAGCTGCTGACGGCGCGCCGGCCCGGCTGGCGGCCCGGCGCCGGCGAGCCGGCCTCGGCGGTGCGGGACCACCTGGGCGGCCGGTCACCGGCGGAGTACGGCCGCTGGGCGTGGTACCCGTGGTCGGGACGGCTCGTGCACGTCCTGCCGGCCGTGGAGTTCCGCGAGCTGCGGCGGTCCCGCAACCAGTACAAGATCACGGCGGCGGAGCAGGACCTCCTGACGGGGAGGACCGTCGCCGTGCTCGGTCTCTCCGTGGGCGCGGCCGGCGCCGTCACCCTCGCCCAGGAGGGTGTGGGGAACAGGTTCCGGCTCGCCGACTTCGACCGGCTGTCCCTGTCGAACCTCAACCGGCTCCGTGCCTCGGTGGCGGACATCGGCGTGCCCAAAGTGGTGATCGCCGCACGGCAGATGTACGAGCTCGACCCCTATCTGGACATCGAGGTGTGGCCGCGTGGCCTGACCGAGGACAACATCGACGCGTTCCTCACCGGCGGCGGCCACGCCGATCTCCTCGTCGAGGAGTGCGACGACCTGTACGTCAAGGTCCGTGCCCGGGAGCGCGCGCGGGCCCACGGCATCCCGGTGCTGATGGAGACGAACGAGCGCGGCATGCTGGACGTGGAGCGGTTCGACCTCGAACCGGACCGTCCGCTGCTGCACGGACTCCTCGACGGGGTGGCGGCGGCCGGTCTCCAGGGGCTCACGACCCGTGAGAAGGTGCCGTACGTCCTGCGGATCCTGGGCCAGGACCGGCCCTCCGAGCGCTTCGTGCCCTCCCTGGTCGAGATCGGGCACACCCTCTCCTCGTGGCCGCAGCTGGCCTCGGGGGTGGCGCTGGGCGCCGCCCTGGTCACCGACACCGCCCGCCGGATCCTCCTCGGGCAGTTCACCGCCTCGGGGCGCTACTTCGTCGACCCGGGGGAACTGGTGCGCGACGGGACACAGGCTCCCCTGACCCCGGCCGGGCCCGCCCCCGCGCCCGTACCCGGGCCGGCTCCGGAGCCGCTCCTCCTGCCCGGCCCCGGCGACGTACTCGGCGAGGAGGGGATCCGCCGCCTCGTGGCCTTCGGGACCCGGGCCCCCTCCGGCGGCAACCGCCAGCCCTGGCGGTTCGTGGCCCGCGGTCATGTGCTGCACTGCCGCACCGACGACACACAGCCCGCGACCCTGCTCGACTTCGGCGAGAGCGCCACCCATCTGGCTCTCGGGGCGGCGGTGGAGAACATCCGTCTCGCGGCCGGGGCCGCCGGATGGGCCTGCCGCGTGCGCCCCTTCCCCGACCCGGCCGATCCCGGGCTGGTCTGCGAGCTGGTGTTCTCCAGGGCCGGCGGCGTGCCCCGGCCGCCGCTGGCCGACTGGATCGAACGGCGTGTCACCAACCGCGGACCCGGCCCCGGCGTCCCGCTGGCCGGCCGGCACGCCGAGGAGCTGGCGCGTTGCGCGGCCGGCGGCGGGGCCCGGCTGCACCTCGTCACCGACCGCGACCGGATGCGGGAGATCGGCGCCGTCCTGGGGGCCGGTGACCGGCTGCGGATGCTGTCGCGGCGCATGCACCGGGAGATGATGGACGAACTGCGGTGGGACGCCCGGGAGGCACGGCGCACCCGGGACGGCATCGACCTCGCCACCCTCGAACTCGACGCCACCGACCTCGCGGGCATGTCCGTGGCCCGGCACTGGCCCGCCCTCGCGTTCGTCCGCGGGGTCGGAGGGGGCGGGGGCTTCGAGGAAGGCGCCCGCAGGAGCGTCGCGGCCTCCTCGGCCGTCGGCTGCCTGACCGTTCCCGGCACGACGGCCCGGGACCACTTCGACGGCGGCCGCGCGACGCAGCGGCTCTGGCTCACCGCCACGTCCCTGGGTCTCGCGTTCCAGCCGGTCACCTCGCTGCTCTACCTCTTCGCCCGCGTGGAACGGGGCGGCGGGGCGGGGCTCGACGCCGACGAGACGTCCGCCCTGCGGGCTCTTCGCACCCGGTTCTCCCGGGTCGTCCCCCGCCGGCCCGGCGAAGCCGAACTCCTGCTGTTCCGCCTCTCCTACGCCGGTCCGCCCACCACCCGCTCGCTGCGCCGTGACGTCTCCTCGGTCCTCGACTTCGAGGAGGAGCCCGGAGGAGAACGGTGA
- a CDS encoding AfsR/SARP family transcriptional regulator yields the protein MTRIRLLGPVQYVSARGTATRPGAPGPQAVLAALALRAGSLVTIDELIDGLYHDDPPSTARRVVVNYVHRLRTHIDRVDPAEETAGERPSAVLGTTDDGYVLRLPEECVDALRFGLLTARARHHARNGDPAAAAAALAEALGMWQGPALAGLPGPGAEDHRRALNEQRASAVEHHLELLLECGRSAELVPDILRALEAYPYRERLHGALMLALYRSGRGAEALLAYDDARRVLADELGVDAGPALRELHAAILAEDQALLAGPGGRALLAGPSPAEEGAAAPAPVRPGVPDLPAPAQLPPAPYDFTGRQEQLSALVAALTGGAEHAVAVITGMGGVGKTTLALRTAHTVAAGYPDGQLYANLRGPDGAPSDPAAVLTGFLAALGVPHERFPASLPDRTALFRTLLSRRAVLVVLDNATSVTQVEPLLPGAARCAVLITARALAAMPATLTVPLVGMGPDDAVELIGKVAGARRLDEEPDAVAALAAACGHLPLALRAAGARLAARPAWSVATLLERVSDQARLLGELRVGELTVEAVFELSTSQLPPRQARAFMALSIPHYAEFDVKGAAAVLDLPEQDAETVLEALVDAVLLETRAPGRYHFHDLVGAYARAKARAELTERERRTVVRRAADYICASVVAAVRASQPLAGPLTAEIHPRRSAGADVGTGHDAMLWVRGVLPTVVAVVEQAAASGDPDAVALAVDTVTLVPCFEDIVPLGSFAQAASALVPAAVAHCRGDIAGTAYYAAGVVLQKHSSPESLHRSRAHLLRVLDTFGDTPAPGGGPRPFLLVLFSLAMLAQLELQFGNFAAARAYAERSVAVARLSGDRELVARRRTLLLQVEVEDPDRRMDLTGIAAQCRELSGVFTRSEDEKWLIRMLMTEAESVLRGGGHAEAAGLYRRVLERARDSGHARNETECLFRLSEALLATGDTVGALGTARDAVAGARLAQEPLLTAHSQRALGLALRAVGEEPEAASHLERAEELYRALRGPSGAAEV from the coding sequence GTGACTCGCATCCGTCTGCTCGGGCCCGTCCAGTACGTCTCGGCCCGGGGGACGGCCACCCGCCCCGGCGCGCCCGGGCCGCAGGCCGTGCTCGCCGCCCTGGCGCTGCGCGCGGGAAGCCTCGTGACCATCGACGAGCTGATCGACGGTCTCTACCACGACGACCCCCCGTCCACCGCCCGGCGCGTGGTCGTCAACTACGTGCACCGGCTGCGGACCCACATCGACCGGGTGGACCCGGCGGAGGAGACCGCCGGTGAACGCCCGTCCGCGGTCCTCGGGACGACCGACGACGGCTATGTGCTGCGGCTTCCCGAGGAGTGCGTCGACGCGCTGCGGTTCGGCCTGCTCACCGCGCGGGCCAGGCACCACGCCCGCAACGGCGACCCCGCGGCCGCCGCGGCCGCTCTGGCGGAGGCGCTCGGCATGTGGCAGGGGCCCGCTCTCGCCGGGCTGCCGGGGCCCGGCGCCGAGGACCACCGCCGCGCGCTCAACGAACAGCGGGCGTCCGCGGTGGAGCACCACCTGGAGCTGCTGCTGGAGTGCGGGCGCAGCGCGGAGCTCGTACCGGACATCCTGCGCGCGCTGGAGGCGTACCCGTACCGGGAGCGGCTGCACGGCGCGCTGATGCTGGCCCTCTACCGCTCCGGGCGCGGGGCCGAGGCGCTGCTGGCCTACGACGACGCCCGCAGGGTGCTCGCGGACGAGCTCGGCGTCGACGCGGGCCCCGCCCTGCGGGAACTGCACGCCGCCATCCTGGCGGAGGACCAGGCTCTTCTGGCGGGCCCCGGGGGCCGGGCGCTCCTCGCCGGCCCCTCCCCGGCGGAGGAGGGCGCCGCGGCGCCCGCTCCGGTGCGGCCGGGCGTACCGGATCTCCCGGCGCCCGCCCAGCTCCCGCCCGCGCCCTACGACTTCACCGGCCGTCAGGAACAGCTCTCCGCGCTGGTCGCCGCGCTCACCGGCGGCGCCGAGCACGCCGTCGCGGTCATCACGGGCATGGGCGGGGTCGGCAAGACCACGCTGGCCCTGCGCACCGCGCACACCGTCGCCGCCGGCTACCCGGACGGCCAGCTGTACGCGAACCTGCGCGGCCCCGACGGGGCCCCGAGCGACCCGGCCGCGGTCCTGACGGGCTTCCTGGCGGCGCTGGGCGTCCCGCACGAGCGTTTCCCGGCGTCGCTCCCCGACCGCACGGCGCTGTTCCGCACCCTGCTGTCGCGGCGGGCCGTCCTGGTCGTGCTCGACAACGCCACCAGCGTGACGCAGGTCGAACCGCTGCTGCCGGGCGCGGCCCGGTGTGCCGTGCTGATCACGGCGCGGGCCCTGGCGGCGATGCCCGCCACCCTCACCGTGCCCCTGGTGGGCATGGGGCCCGACGACGCCGTGGAGCTGATCGGCAAGGTCGCCGGTGCCCGCCGGCTCGACGAGGAGCCGGACGCCGTCGCGGCGCTGGCGGCGGCCTGCGGGCACCTGCCGCTGGCGCTGCGCGCGGCCGGTGCCCGGCTGGCGGCCCGGCCGGCGTGGAGCGTCGCCACGCTGCTGGAGCGGGTGTCGGACCAGGCCCGGCTGCTCGGGGAGCTCCGGGTGGGCGAGCTGACGGTCGAGGCCGTCTTCGAGCTGTCGACGTCGCAGCTGCCGCCCCGGCAGGCCCGCGCGTTCATGGCGCTGTCGATCCCGCACTACGCGGAGTTCGACGTCAAGGGCGCGGCCGCCGTCCTCGACCTGCCGGAACAGGACGCCGAGACGGTCCTGGAGGCGCTGGTCGACGCCGTGCTCCTGGAGACCCGCGCGCCGGGCCGCTACCACTTCCACGACCTGGTCGGCGCGTACGCGCGGGCGAAGGCGCGGGCGGAGCTCACCGAGCGGGAGCGCCGTACGGTGGTGCGCCGCGCGGCCGACTACATCTGCGCGAGCGTCGTGGCCGCGGTCCGGGCCTCGCAGCCGCTGGCCGGTCCGCTGACCGCCGAGATCCACCCCCGGCGGTCGGCCGGCGCGGACGTGGGCACCGGGCACGACGCGATGCTGTGGGTGCGGGGTGTGCTGCCCACGGTCGTCGCGGTCGTCGAGCAGGCGGCCGCCAGCGGCGACCCGGACGCGGTGGCGCTGGCCGTGGACACCGTCACGCTCGTGCCCTGTTTCGAGGACATCGTGCCGCTGGGGTCGTTCGCGCAGGCCGCGTCCGCCCTGGTCCCGGCCGCCGTGGCGCACTGCCGCGGTGACATCGCGGGCACCGCCTACTACGCGGCGGGCGTGGTGCTCCAGAAGCACTCCTCCCCCGAGTCCCTGCACCGCTCGCGGGCGCACCTGCTGCGGGTCCTGGACACCTTCGGGGACACCCCGGCGCCGGGCGGCGGCCCCCGCCCCTTCCTGCTGGTGCTGTTCTCGCTGGCGATGCTCGCCCAGCTGGAGCTCCAGTTCGGGAACTTCGCGGCGGCCCGCGCCTACGCGGAGCGGTCGGTGGCCGTGGCGCGGCTCAGCGGCGACCGGGAGCTGGTGGCGCGGCGGCGCACCCTCCTGCTCCAGGTCGAGGTCGAGGACCCGGACCGGCGGATGGACCTGACCGGGATCGCGGCGCAGTGCCGGGAGCTGTCGGGCGTCTTCACCCGGAGCGAGGACGAGAAGTGGCTCATCAGGATGCTGATGACGGAGGCGGAGAGCGTCCTGCGCGGCGGCGGGCACGCGGAGGCCGCCGGGCTGTACCGCCGGGTGCTGGAACGCGCCCGGGACAGCGGTCACGCCCGTAACGAGACGGAGTGTCTGTTCCGGCTCTCCGAGGCGCTCCTGGCCACCGGTGACACCGTGGGCGCCCTCGGCACGGCGCGGGACGCCGTGGCCGGTGCCCGGCTGGCGCAGGAGCCTCTGCTGACGGCGCACAGTCAGCGGGCTCTCGGGCTGGCCCTGCGGGCGGTGGGCGAGGAGCCGGAGGCCGCGTCGCACCTGGAGCGGGCCGAGGAGCTGTACCGGGCGCTGCGCGGGCCGTCGGGGGCGGCGGAGGTATGA